The Kribbella sp. NBC_00662 nucleotide sequence GGGTCAGGATCTGGAAGGGACGCAGATCCAGTGCGACTCCGTTGTCCTGCAGGTCCCGGTCCGCGAGGTGGCGCTCGAGGAGATCCACCTCGGTGGCCGAGGCCGCCTGGAAGGACGGCGTGATGGTGGCGCGCGAGCGGCCGCCGGTGGACTCGTACAGGCGGACGATCACGTCGCCGGACTTGTCGTCGGCGAGCTTGATCGCCTCGACGATGACGTTGTCGTTGTCGAGGGCAACGATCGGCTCGACGCCGTCGGCACCGGTGACGACGCGCTCGGGGAGGTTGATCGCGTAGCCCTCCTCGATCGCCTCCGGGATACCGGCGCCGACCACCAGCGCGTGGTTCACGACGTGCACGCCCTGGTCGGTCTTCGGGTCGGGGAAGCGCGGCGCGCGGATCAGCGACGTACGGATCGTGGTCGTCGTACCGCCGTCCGCACGCGCGGTCCGGTTGATGTCGTGACCGTACGTCGAGTCGTTGACCACCGCGACGCCGTACCCGGGCTCGCCGACGTGCACCCAGCGGTGTGCCGCGATCTCGAACTTCGCCGCGTCCCACGAGGTGTTCTGGTGGGTCGGCCGGAAGATGTGCCCGAACTGCGTCTCCGACGCCGACCGGTCGGCGTGGACGTCGACCGGGTACGCCGCCTTGAGGAACTTCTCGGACTCGTGCCAGTCCATCTCGGTCTCGATGTCGACCCGCTTGGTGCCCGGGCGGACCCGCAGCGTCTGGGTGACGGTGGACCGGCCGAACGAGCGATTCACCACGACGACGGCCTCGTCGTCATCGACCCTGAAGTCGACGCTGTCGACCTCGGTGACGTCGCGGACGTTGTTCTTGTAGAACGAGTCGACGTCCCACGCGTCCCAGTGGTTCGGCGTGTCCACATGCAGCTGGAGAAGGTTGCCTACGGCACCCGGTGCGATGACCTCGCGGTCCGCCTCGACGTCGTACAGCGAAGTGATCAAACCGCGCTCGTCGATCGTGACCCGGATGAGGCCGTTGTCGATCACGCCGTTCTCGACGGTGACCGCCGCGCCGGCTGTGGTGGCGACGCCCGCACCGAGGCCGGCGACGCCGTTGCGGCCGTGCGGCGCGGCGTTGAACACGATCTGCTCGTCACCCTTGCCGGCCAGAGCCTGCTGCGCGCGGGAGATGATCGCGTCGAGCTCGTCGGCGATCTTCGCGTAGGTTCGCTCGGCCTCGCGGTGCACCCACGAGATCGACGAGCCCGGCAGGATGTCGTGGAACTGGTGCAGCAGCGCGACCTTCCACAACCGGTCCAGGTCCTCGTACGGGTACGTGTCGAGCTTGCCCGCGACGACGGCGGCCGTCGTCCACAGCTCGGCCTCGCGGAGCAGGTGCTCGGTCCGCCGGTTGCCCTGCTTGGTCTTGGCCTGCGAGGTGTACGTGGCCCGGTGGATCTCCAGGTAGAGCTCCCCGGACCAGACCGGAGCGTGCTCGCGGTACTCGTCCTCGGCAGCGGTGAAGAACTCGGTCGGGGACTCGATCGTCACCTTCGGCGAGGACTCCAGGTCCTTCACCCGGCGCGCGGTCGCGACGAACTCACGGGTGGGGCCGCCACCGCCGTCGCCGTACCCGAACGGGACCAGCGAGCGGGTCGCGGCGCCGTTCTCCTGGAAGTTCCGCTGCGCGTGCGCCAGCTCGCGACCGGACAGGTCGGAGTTGTACGTGTCGATCGGCGGGAAGTGGGTGAACACCCGGGTCCCGTCCAGGCCCTCCCACCAGAAGGTGTGGTGCGGGAACTTGTTCTCCTTGTTCCAGGAGATCTTCTGGGTCAGGAACCACTTCGAGCCGGACAGCTTCACCAGCTGCGGCAGCGCCGCGGTGTAGCCGAACGAGTCCGGCAGCCAGACCTCCTGGGTGTCGATCCCGTACTCGTCCAGGAAGAACCGCTTGCCGTGCACGAACTGCCGGGCCAGCGCCTCGCTGCCGGGCAGGTTGGTGTCGGACTCGACCCACATGCCGCCGACCGGAACGATGGTGCCCTCGGCAACGGCCTTCTTCAGCCGCTCCCAGACCTCCGGGTAGTTGTCCTTCACCCAGGCGTGCTGCTGGGCCTGCGAGAACGCGAAGACCAGCTCCGGGTACTCCTCGGCCAGCGTGGCGACGTTGGAGACCGTCCGGGCGACCTTGCGGCGCGTCTCCCGCAGTGGCCACAGCCACGCGGAGTCGATGTGCGCGTGCCCGACCGCGGACAGCTGGTGCGCGCTGGCGTGCGCCGGGCGGCTGAGTACGTCGGTCAGCTGCGCGCGGGCGGCCGCGGCGGTGCCGGCGACATCCTCGTAGTCGAGCGCGTCCAGCGAGCGGCTGATCGCGCGCAGGATCTCGCGCCGGCGGGGCTCCTGGGCGGACAGCTCGTTCTGCAGGCTGTTCAGCGCCTCGAGGTCGAGGATCAGGTCCCACACCTCGGCGTTGAACACGGCCAGGTCGGCCCGGGTCAGCGTGTAGATCGGGGTCTCACCGAGCTTCTCGCCGATGTCGACCTTGGCGTAGGCGTTGTCGAGCGGGATCTCCGGGTTGGCGGCCGCCTCGACGTAGAACTCGATCGAGTCGCCGGCCGAAGCCGCCGTACCGTCCGGGCCGAGGATCGAGAGCGGGGCGTAGGTCTGCCGCGGGTGCAGGCCCTTCAGCGGCTTGCCGGAGGTGGTGTGCACCAGGCCCTCGGCGGAGAAGCCGGGGCCGCCGCTGAAGCCGAGGTCGATGACCGCCTCGATCTCACTGCCGGCCCACTCGGACGGGACCTGGCCGCTGAACCTGAACCAGGCGGTGCCCCAGGCCGGACCCCACGGCAGGCCGATCTCGGCCTTCTCGTAGGTCTGCGCGAGTGCTTCGGCGGGGGACACGGGCTCACCAGGTGCGTGCCACACCTCGATGTCCAGCGGGACCGCCGCGCCGTAGATCGCGGGGCGGAGCCGCTCCCGCAGGGCGCGCCTGAGCCGCTCCTCGATGAGTTGACGGTCGTCGTGCACGAAATCAGCCTCCGGGGAAGATCCTCACGCGGCCGCTACGGCCGCACGGATGACAACGCTGTCACACCTACCCCTGGCCCGTCCAGACGCAGTTTGGCCACGGTATCCAGACCGCATCCAGGCTTACCTGTCGGTAGCGGTTCGGTTGCGGCCGCGGGCACGGCTACCCCGGAGGCCCGGTTGTTGTCTAAGTTGTCTGCATGGATCGCCCCCGCCTGCTGACCCCTGCCCGGCCGACTGGGATGACCAGACGCAGTGTTCTCGGCTTCGGAGCCGCCGCCGCGTCGGCATTGCTGGTGCCCGGCTGCTCCCGCGGCCGTGCGGACGAGCCCGCGCCCGCCGCTGCCGGAACCTTCGTCACCGGCAACCCCGGCGGCGTCTACAACGTCTTCGGCGCGGCGCTCAGCGCGCTGGTGAGCGAAGTCACCGGCATGGAGCTGAAGCCACTGCCGAGCAACGGGTCGGTCGACAACCTGGCCAAGGTCGCGAGCCGGAACGCCGACCTCGGCTTCTGTACGTCGGACACGGCGCTCGCGGCGTACGAGGGCACCGGTCAGTTCAGCAGGGGCCCGCTGCGGTTCACCGCGCTCGCCCGGGTGTACGACAACTACGTGCACGTCGTCGTACCGATGGCCTCGAAGGCCAAGGAGCTGACGGACCTGAATCCGCCCGCGGACGACCCGACGGCGCGCAAGATGGTCGTCAGCGTCGGCCCGCGGAACTCCGGGACCCAGATCATCGCCGACATGATCCTGGACGTCGCCAAGGTCGACGTGAAGCGGGTCAACATGTCGCTGGAGGATTCGGTCGCGGCACTGATCCCGAAGGGCACCGCGACGCGCGGCTCGATCGATGCCTTCATCTGGAGCGGCGGCGTTCCGACAGAGCCGATCGCGCAGCTGCAGAGCACGCTCGGCTTCCGGCTGCTGGACATCGGGAAGTTCGCCCAGACGATCGCGCTGAAGGAGTTCGGCGGGTTCGTGGTGTCGTCGATCCCGCCCTCGCAGTACGGCCTGGCCAGCGCGGTACAGACGCTCGCGGTGCCGAACTACCTGATCGCGAAGCCGGGTCTGTCCGACTCGTGGGCCTGGTGGACGGTCAATACGCTGTTCCGCCGCCAGAACGACCTGATCAAGGACCACCCGGAGGCCGGCGCCCTCGACCCCCGCTCCGCGATCTCCACCATGCCGGTCCCGCTACACCCGGCTGCCGAGCGCTGGTACCGCCAGAACCACATCTGAGCCACCCCGCCCTCCTGGCCGCGGGGACGGTTGTCCCGTGGTGTTGCCGGTTGTCAGGTCTTGTGAGGACGGGAGAACCGGCAAGAGCAGGGGATAACCCCTGGTCAGACGTCGTAGTCGTCGATCAGCGGGACGCGGACCTCGATCACCAGGCCGCCGCCGATCGGCGGGCGGGCGACCACGCGGCCGCCGACGCGGGCCGCCTCGGAGCGGACGATCGCGAGTCCGAGGCCGGTGCCCGGCATCTCCCGGTGGTGCGCGCTACGCCAGAACCGCTCGCCGACCTTCTTGAGGTCCCGTGAGCCGAGCCCGAGACCGTGGTCGCGGACCGACATCACGACCTCGGTGCCGTCCCGGGTGACCGAGACCTCCACCGGCGGGGCGCCGTACTTGGACGCGTTGTCGAGCAGTACGTCGAGGATGTCGTCGACCTCGAGCTCCGGGGCGACTCCGCCCGGGACCATCTCGCCGACGATCAGCTCCAGGTCGTCGGCGGCGTACACAGCCTTCCAGCCGACCAGGCGTTCCTTCACCGCCTGGGCGAGGTCCAGCGGCTCTTCGTTGCCTTCGGCATCGGCTGCCGAGGGGCGGTCGGAGCCGGCCAGGCGGGACAGCCGCTGGACGATCCGGCCGAGCCGGTCGATGTCGCTGAGCGCGAACCGCGCGGTCGGCGACAACCGGGACAGGCCCTCGATGTGGATCCGGGCCGACGTCAACGGCGTACGCAGCTGGTGCGACGCGTCCGCGACGAATTCGCGCTCACGCTGGCGGGCCTGGTGCAGGCTCAGCGCCATCGAGTTGAAGCTGTCGCCGAGGCGACGCAGCTCCGGTGCACGACCGTCCGTGGACACCCGGGTGTCGAGTGCGCCGCGGGTGATCTGGTGGGTCGCGTTGTCGAGGTCCTGCAGCGGCCGCAGCACCCAGCGGGTGATCGGCCGGACGATACCGACGATGATCGCGCCGATGCTGATCAGCAGGCCGCCGAGGAGCAGCAGCAGTCCACGCTGCACCTGGTCGCGGGCGCTCTCGGTCGGCACCCGCAGTACGGCGGCACCGAGGACGCTGCCGTTGTTGACGACCGGACGGGACACGATCATCTCGCCGGAACGCCACGGCCACAGCGCGGGCGGCTCCGGCGGCAGCCGGCCGGCCAGCGTGCTGTGCAGCGCGGACGCGATGTCCGGCTCCTTCACGTCCACACCGGACACCGAGGTGGCCACGACGCGGGAGTCGACGTCGACGACGAAGACGGGCGTGTTGTACAGCTCCTGGTACCGGACTGCCAGCTCACGCAGGTTGGCGATGTCACCGGTCTGCAGCGGGGACTCCGCCATGGTGGCGAACCAGTCCGCGTCGTTGCTCCGGGACAGGAACAGCGTGCGCGACGTACTCGTGGCGATGAAGTTCGCCAGCGGGATCACGGCGACGATGGCCAGTGCGACCACCATCGGGACGAGGGACTGCAGTAATCGACGGCGCAACGGTCAGTCCGAACCCAGGCGGTAGCCGACGCCGCGGATGGTCTGCACCAGTTCTGGCCGGCCGAGCTTCGCGCGCAGGCTGGCGACGTGGACGTCCATGGTTCGCGAGGACGCCTCGAAGACCGACTGCCAGGCGTACAGCGCGACCTGTTCGCGGGGGACCACCCGGCCGTGGTGAGCGGCCAGCACTGCTAGCACGTCGAACTCCTTGCGGGTCAGGCTGATGGGCTTGTCCGCCACCTGAACCGTGCGGGCTTCGATATCCACGGTCAGGTCGCCGACGGTCACCCGGGGGCGGGGCTGCAAGAGACCGGTACGACGTAGTACAGCATCGATGCGGGCCAGCAGTTCGGAAATCGCGAACGGTTTGACCACATAGTCGTCGGCGCCGCTGCGCAACCCGCGCACCCGGTCCGCGGCCTCGCCGCGCGCGGTCACCGCGATCACCGGCACATCGGAGACCGTGCGGATCTGCCGGCAGACGTTGATGCCGTCCCCGTCCGGCAGTCCAAGGTCCAGCAGGACCAGGTCGCCGGGATCCGCCGCCAGGGCGTCCGCGGCGGTGCGAACGTGCGTCACCATCAGGCCGTAGCGCCGCAAAGCGGGTATCAGGGCATTGGCGATATCGAGATCGTCCTCGACCAGCAGAATCCGGACCGCGCCACTCATGCGGTGATCGTAGGCCAGGTCACGCCCTCATGTGTCAGATCTTGGTAAAGACGTAATCACGCGACTCCACGCAGTGTTCGGCAACATTAGCCTTCCGGACACAGGAGGGAACCAGTCGATGACTGTCGGTGTTGGCACGGGGGGCAGCGTCACCGCGCCCTCCGACGAAGAGCTGGCCGAGTACGAGCAGGAACGCCCGGCTCGGCGGCTCAGGCCTGCTCTGGACCTGATTCTTTCGGTCTGGTGCGCAATCGTCAGCGTCGGCGTGCTTGCACAGGTCTTCTTCCCACTACCACAAGGCACGCAGTTCTACTTGGTGATCTTTCTCGCAGCGGTTCTGCCGATCACGCTGCTGTGTTACCGCGGCTTTCGTCTTCCCGGCAAGGATCGCACGCATGACGATCCCGGAGTCGTCGACTGGATCCTCGCCGTCATCGCGTTGGCGGTGTGCCTCTATCCGCTCCTCGATTTCGACGCTTACCTGGAGCGGCGTCAGGCGCCGACCGCGCTGGACGTGGTCGCCGGAGCGGTGCTGCTCGTGCTGCTGCTCGAGGCGTGCCGTCGTACGACGGGCTGGGTGCTGCCGGTGTTCAGCCTGGTGTTCATCGCCTACGCGTACTACGGCGGCTACCTGCCGTACACGTGGTCGCTCGCCCACCAGGGCTTCAACTTCGACGCGATCATCGCGCAGTTCACGATGGGGACGGCGGGGTTCTACGGGACACCGTTGAGCGTCGCGGCGTCGTACATCGTGCTGTTCACGATCTACGGCGCGGTGCTCGACTACTCGGGCGCCGGCAAGTTCTTCATCGACCTCTCCTTCGCGGCCTTCAAACGCAGTCGTACTGCGCCTGGTCGCACGGTCACGCTCGCGGGCTTCCTGCTCGGCAGCGTGTCGGGCTCCGGTACGGCGACCGCCGTGTCGCTCGGAACCGTGTCGTGGCCGATCCTGCGCCGGGCCGGCTATCCGCCCGAACCGGCCGGCGGAATGCTCGCCGCATCCGGGATCGGCGCGATCCTGTCGCCGCCCACGCTCGGCGCGGCGGCATTCATCATCGCGGAGTTCCTGCAGGTGTCGTACCTGAAGGTGCTCGGGTTCGCGGTGATCCCGACGATCCTGTACTACCTCGGGATCCTGCTCGCGATCGAGATCGACGCCCGCAAGCACGGGACGACCTCGGCGGAGACGTCTACGGATTCGGCCTGGCGGTTGCTGCTGCGGTTCGGGTACCACTTCCTCTCGTTGTTCGTGATCATCGCGTTCATGGCGGTCGACGTACCGCCGTTCAAGGCCGTGGTCTACGCGGTGATCATCCAGTTCGGGTTGTCGTTCCTGGACCGTGAGCATCGGCTGACCGGTCGGCCGTTGTTCAAAGCGCTTGCCCAGGGCACCCGTTCGGTGCTGCCGGTGGCGGCGACCTGTGCGACCGCGGGCGTGATCGTCGCGGTGACCACGCAGACCGGGCTCGGGCTGAACCTGGCCGAGATCATCGTCAACGCCGCGCACGGACTGACCACGAATCCGACCGCGGTGCTGATTCTGACCGTGGTGCTGTCCGGGTTCGCCGTACTGATCCTCGGGCTGGCGGTGCCGGTGACCGCGTCGTTCATCATCGCGGCGGTGATCATCTCGCCGGCGCTGGTCAACCTCGGCGTGACGCAGCGCGAGGCGTACATGTTCATCTTCTACTACGCCGTACTCTCCGAGGTCTCACCGCCGACCGCACTGGCCGCGGTGGCGACGGCCGCGATCACCGGCGGCAAGGTGATGCCGACGATGTGGCAGGCTTGGAAGTACACGCTCCCGGCGTTCCTGGTGCCGTTCGCGTTCGTGCTCACCGACAACGGCGCCCACCTGCTCGGTCAGGGATCGTTCATCGGGATGGTGTGGACGACGCTGGTGTCGATGCTCGCCGTCGCCGCGCTGGCCGTCGTGACCGGCGGCTGGGTGTTCGTCCGCGCGACCTGGCTCGAGCGAGCGGTCTGCGTACCGGCGGCGGCGTTGCTGCTGTACCTCGCGCCCGTAACCATCACGGCCGGAATCTGTTTGCTACTTGTTGCCGTCGTCATCAATCTGGTCCGGCGGCAGCGCCAGGCCTCTTCCGTGGAAGGAACCGTTGCCTCATGAGACTCCGCACCACTGTTGTGGCGCTTGCTGCTGTCGTCTCGCTGGCCGCCTGCGGCGGTCAGCGTGAACCTGCCGGGTCCTCGGACGGCGGCGGGCGACTGACGATTGCCACCGGCAACACGACGGGGGTGTACTACCAGCTCGGCGGTGCGCTGGCCTCGGTGATCTCCTCGAAGGTGTCGGGATATCGCGCGACCGCCAGCGAGACCGGTGCCTCGGTGCAGAACATCCAGGGTCTGGTCGCGGGCAACTACGACATCGCCTTCTCGCTCGGCGACTCCGCGTCGGACGCGGTCAAGGGTGAGAACAGCTTCAAGGACAAGCAGGACGTGGTCGCGCTGACCCGGCTGTACAACAACTACACGCAGGTCGCCGTCCGGACGTCGGCCGGGGTCAACTCGATCGCGGATCTGAAGGGCAAGCGGGTCTCGACCGGTTCGCCGAACTCCGGGACCGAGGTGATCGCGCGCCGGCTGCTGGAGGCGGCGGGGCTGGACCCGGCTCACGATGTGACTGCCCAGCGGCTCGGGCTGCCGGAGTCGGTGGACGCGATGAAGTCCGGCTCGATCGACGCTCTGGTCTGGTCCGGCGGTCTGCCCACCGGCGGGATCACCGACCTGACCACGAGTATGGGCAAGGGCGTGAAGCTCTTGCCGATCACGGATCTGCTGCCGAAAATGCAGGAGAAGTACGGCTCGATCTACACGCAGGCGCCGATCCCGGCCGCGACGTACAAGCAGGCGGCCGACGTACCGACGATCGTCGTGCCGAACGTGCTGCTGGTCCGCAAGGACATGAAGGACGAGCTCGCCGAGCAGCTGACGAAGGTCATCTACGACAACATGGATGCGCTGGTCGCGGTGAACGCGGCCGCGAAGGGCATCACGCTCGAGAACGCGGAGAAGACCGACCCGGTGCCGCTGCACCCCGGCGCGAAGAAGGCGATCGACGGGCTGAAATAGCAGCTTGCCGGTTTACGAGTGGGCACCGGACCCCAAGGGGTCCGGACCGGCTCGTGACCAGCTCACAGACCGTCCTCCCCCGCACACCAGGCGCAGCGGGGGAGGACGCAGGGCCCGTCTCCGCACTCCAGGCGCAGCGGTGACGGGACCGATGCCGGCCCCACAACCAGGCGCAGTGAGTGCCGGCAGACCGGGTCCACCCAGCGGAGGCATCCGTCAGGTGGGCCCGGTCACCTTTGTCTAGTGGGGTTTGTCCTCGTGCGGCATCGCCGTTCCGTACAGGTAGTGCGACAGCGCGGAGTCGCGCTTGGGGTGGGCGTGGTACTTGATCGGAACCACGCGTCCCTCGGCGCTGTCCCACGCGGTGTCGGCCATCCGCCACATGCGGTGCGCGATCCGGCCGGCCATGCCGGTGTGCGGGGAGGACGGGTGCGCGCGGGTCGGCGCGACCTCCTCCGCCTCCAGCAGGTCCTCGGTCAGCGTGTTCACGTCGGAGCCGTCGAGCTGCTCACAGATCTGCCGGCTGTACGTCGCCTCCATCTGCTCGTGCTCGCCGAGTAGCCGGTCGATGTGCTGCCACAGGTCGCCGTGCTGGAGATGCACGAAACGACTGTCGCCGTACTGCCGTCCTTTGAGGAAGCGCAGCGAGCGCTCCAGTTCCTTGGCGTTGCCGACGTACCTGGTGACCATGGCTGCGCCGTCAGGAAGACGCCGGACGTGCGGGAGGAGCACGTCTTCCGCGGCCGCCAGGTGCTGTGCGGCGATGGCGTAGAACCAGTCCGTCTGGTGCCTGTGCTCAGGGTGGGCCGCATCCCGGTGATGCGCCGGCTCGGCCAGCTCCCGGATCTTCGCGTGTTCGTAGGTCAGGGCCATTTCGAGCGTCGAAGCGGTCATCTCAACCACCTCCAGGGGGTCTACTCCAGCGTGTGCCCAACCCGGCAGGACCGCAACCACCCGACCCCGCTCCGTAACCTTCCGGCAAGGCTGGCGAGCTCGACGGCTCCGCGGACAGCTGTGCTCGGACGACGAAGCGCCCGCCGCAAGGGGTACGGCGGGCGCTTCAGCTCGGTCAGCTACGGGGCTGGTGAGGTGCGGGCTGGTGAGGTGTCGGCTGGTGAGGTGCGGAGCTGGTCAGCTGTCCGAGCTCTTCTTCCAGAGGTTGATGCCGGCTTCCACCGCGTCGGCGTCGATGGCCTCGAGCTCCTCGGGGGAGAACTTCAGGTTGCGGACCGCGGCCAGGTTGTCCTCGAGCTGGGCGACGCTCGAGGCGCCGATCAGCGCGCTGGTGACGCGGTCGTCGCGGAGCGTCCACGCAAGGGCCAACTGGGCGACGGACTGGCCGCGCTCCTGGGCGATCTCGTTGAGGGCGCGGACGTGCTTGAGCGTGTCCTCGGTCAGCGAGTCCGGGCTCAGCGACTTGCCCTGCGCTGCCCGGGAGTCCGACGGGATGCCGTCGAGGTAGCGGTCCGTGAGCACGCCCTGCGCCAGCGGCGAGAACGCGATCACGCCGACACCGAGCTCGCCGACGGCGTCGAGCAGGTCTTCCTCGATCCATCGGTTGAGCATCGAGTAGGAAGGCTGGTGGATGAGCAGCGGCGTACCGAGCTCGCCCAGGATCCGGGCAGCCTCGCGGGTGCGATCCGCGGAGTACGACGAAATTCCGGCGTACAGCGCCTTGCCCGAGCGGACCGCCGCGTCGAGCGCGCCCATCGTCTCCTCGAGCGGGGTGTCGGGGTCGAACCGGTGCGAGTAGAAGATGTCGACGTAGTCCAGGCCCATCCGGCTCAACGACTGGTCGAGCGAGGCGAGCAGGTACTTCCGCGAGCCGCCGCCCTGACCGTACGGCCCCGGCCACATGTCGTACCCGGCCTTGGTCGAGATGATCAGCTCGTCGCGGTACTTGCTGAAGTCCCGCGCGAAGTGCGTCCCGAAGTTGGTCTCGGCCGAGCCGTACGGCGGGCCGTAGTTGTTCGCCAGGTCGAAGTGCGTGACGCCGAGGTCGAACGCCCGCCGCAGGATGTCGCGCTGCGTCACGAACGGCTTGTCGTCGCCGAAGTTGTGCCACAACCCCAGCGAGATCGCCGGCAACAGCAGCCCACTCCGGCCCGTCCGCCGGTAACTCATCTGGTCGTCATACCGGCCTTCAGCCGCCACATAATCAGTCACGGGACCCCAGTCTGCCCCATCCCCAACCATTCGCAAACCCCTTGTTTTCAAGCAGAAACTCCACAACTGACACCAAGAACCCAGCCTTCTTGATCGGTGGTCAGGTGAGGTCGCGCCAGGGGTCGGGTGGGGTGGTGGTGAAGAAGTGGAGGATGCCGAGGAGGCGGCCGGCGGTGGGAGCGGTCCAGTGGCGTTGTCCCGGCCACGGTGGGGCAGGGAGTTTGGCGAGCGCCCAGGAGAGGTGGAACCAGAGGATCGCGGCGGCCAGCTCCTCCTCGGAGTCGGGGGACTGTTGGGCGTACGCGGGGAGCAGCTTGGTCACCTGGTTCAGCGGGAGCTTGGCGAACTCCATCGCGCGTGGGGCCCAGGCGGCGTCGCCCCAGTCGATGAGGGCGCGGAGTTCGTTGCCGGGGCCGACGAGAAGGTTGTGCGCGGCAACGTCTCCGTGGATCAGCACCTTGGGAGCGCTGTCGTCGAAGCGCTCCGCGAGCCGGGTGAACCAGCCGGTCAGCCAGTTCGCCGTCGCCGGATCCACATACCCGCGGGTGGCGAGATCGTCGACGATCCGCCACGGATCACCCCAGTCATCCTCCGGCACCCCTGGGATCGCCACGCTGAGCCCGGGCTTCCCGGGCACTCCGGGTATCGCTGGGCCGGGCCCGGGCAGCTCGGGTGTCAGGGTGGGGTCGGGGGTGTGCTGGAGCTGGTGGAGGCGGGTCAGTTGTTCGGCCAGGGCGGTGGGGGCGTCGGTTGGTTCGGCGCCGTGGATTCGTTGCATCACGACGTACGGAGCGGCCAGGAGTTGGTGGGTCTCGTCGTATTCGAGGATTTCGGGGGTCAGGACGCCTACGAGGCGGGCGGCGGGGACGACGTGGGTTTCTTTGCGGAGGTCGGCCTCGTAGCCGGGGCGGGATGCCCGGAGGAACAGGTCGTCGCCGAGGACGAAGGCGCGGTTGGCGACACCGCCCGCTACCTCTTTCACCTGGCCGGGGTCGATGTCGTGGCGGCGGGCGACAGTGGTCACC carries:
- a CDS encoding TAXI family TRAP transporter solute-binding subunit, which codes for MRLRTTVVALAAVVSLAACGGQREPAGSSDGGGRLTIATGNTTGVYYQLGGALASVISSKVSGYRATASETGASVQNIQGLVAGNYDIAFSLGDSASDAVKGENSFKDKQDVVALTRLYNNYTQVAVRTSAGVNSIADLKGKRVSTGSPNSGTEVIARRLLEAAGLDPAHDVTAQRLGLPESVDAMKSGSIDALVWSGGLPTGGITDLTTSMGKGVKLLPITDLLPKMQEKYGSIYTQAPIPAATYKQAADVPTIVVPNVLLVRKDMKDELAEQLTKVIYDNMDALVAVNAAAKGITLENAEKTDPVPLHPGAKKAIDGLK
- a CDS encoding sensor histidine kinase, giving the protein MVVALAIVAVIPLANFIATSTSRTLFLSRSNDADWFATMAESPLQTGDIANLRELAVRYQELYNTPVFVVDVDSRVVATSVSGVDVKEPDIASALHSTLAGRLPPEPPALWPWRSGEMIVSRPVVNNGSVLGAAVLRVPTESARDQVQRGLLLLLGGLLISIGAIIVGIVRPITRWVLRPLQDLDNATHQITRGALDTRVSTDGRAPELRRLGDSFNSMALSLHQARQREREFVADASHQLRTPLTSARIHIEGLSRLSPTARFALSDIDRLGRIVQRLSRLAGSDRPSAADAEGNEEPLDLAQAVKERLVGWKAVYAADDLELIVGEMVPGGVAPELEVDDILDVLLDNASKYGAPPVEVSVTRDGTEVVMSVRDHGLGLGSRDLKKVGERFWRSAHHREMPGTGLGLAIVRSEAARVGGRVVARPPIGGGLVIEVRVPLIDDYDV
- a CDS encoding TAXI family TRAP transporter solute-binding subunit, coding for MDRPRLLTPARPTGMTRRSVLGFGAAAASALLVPGCSRGRADEPAPAAAGTFVTGNPGGVYNVFGAALSALVSEVTGMELKPLPSNGSVDNLAKVASRNADLGFCTSDTALAAYEGTGQFSRGPLRFTALARVYDNYVHVVVPMASKAKELTDLNPPADDPTARKMVVSVGPRNSGTQIIADMILDVAKVDVKRVNMSLEDSVAALIPKGTATRGSIDAFIWSGGVPTEPIAQLQSTLGFRLLDIGKFAQTIALKEFGGFVVSSIPPSQYGLASAVQTLAVPNYLIAKPGLSDSWAWWTVNTLFRRQNDLIKDHPEAGALDPRSAISTMPVPLHPAAERWYRQNHI
- a CDS encoding alpha-mannosidase — encoded protein: MHDDRQLIEERLRRALRERLRPAIYGAAVPLDIEVWHAPGEPVSPAEALAQTYEKAEIGLPWGPAWGTAWFRFSGQVPSEWAGSEIEAVIDLGFSGGPGFSAEGLVHTTSGKPLKGLHPRQTYAPLSILGPDGTAASAGDSIEFYVEAAANPEIPLDNAYAKVDIGEKLGETPIYTLTRADLAVFNAEVWDLILDLEALNSLQNELSAQEPRRREILRAISRSLDALDYEDVAGTAAAARAQLTDVLSRPAHASAHQLSAVGHAHIDSAWLWPLRETRRKVARTVSNVATLAEEYPELVFAFSQAQQHAWVKDNYPEVWERLKKAVAEGTIVPVGGMWVESDTNLPGSEALARQFVHGKRFFLDEYGIDTQEVWLPDSFGYTAALPQLVKLSGSKWFLTQKISWNKENKFPHHTFWWEGLDGTRVFTHFPPIDTYNSDLSGRELAHAQRNFQENGAATRSLVPFGYGDGGGGPTREFVATARRVKDLESSPKVTIESPTEFFTAAEDEYREHAPVWSGELYLEIHRATYTSQAKTKQGNRRTEHLLREAELWTTAAVVAGKLDTYPYEDLDRLWKVALLHQFHDILPGSSISWVHREAERTYAKIADELDAIISRAQQALAGKGDEQIVFNAAPHGRNGVAGLGAGVATTAGAAVTVENGVIDNGLIRVTIDERGLITSLYDVEADREVIAPGAVGNLLQLHVDTPNHWDAWDVDSFYKNNVRDVTEVDSVDFRVDDDEAVVVVNRSFGRSTVTQTLRVRPGTKRVDIETEMDWHESEKFLKAAYPVDVHADRSASETQFGHIFRPTHQNTSWDAAKFEIAAHRWVHVGEPGYGVAVVNDSTYGHDINRTARADGGTTTTIRTSLIRAPRFPDPKTDQGVHVVNHALVVGAGIPEAIEEGYAINLPERVVTGADGVEPIVALDNDNVIVEAIKLADDKSGDVIVRLYESTGGRSRATITPSFQAASATEVDLLERHLADRDLQDNGVALDLRPFQILTLRFKRS
- a CDS encoding TRAP transporter permease; amino-acid sequence: MTVGVGTGGSVTAPSDEELAEYEQERPARRLRPALDLILSVWCAIVSVGVLAQVFFPLPQGTQFYLVIFLAAVLPITLLCYRGFRLPGKDRTHDDPGVVDWILAVIALAVCLYPLLDFDAYLERRQAPTALDVVAGAVLLVLLLEACRRTTGWVLPVFSLVFIAYAYYGGYLPYTWSLAHQGFNFDAIIAQFTMGTAGFYGTPLSVAASYIVLFTIYGAVLDYSGAGKFFIDLSFAAFKRSRTAPGRTVTLAGFLLGSVSGSGTATAVSLGTVSWPILRRAGYPPEPAGGMLAASGIGAILSPPTLGAAAFIIAEFLQVSYLKVLGFAVIPTILYYLGILLAIEIDARKHGTTSAETSTDSAWRLLLRFGYHFLSLFVIIAFMAVDVPPFKAVVYAVIIQFGLSFLDREHRLTGRPLFKALAQGTRSVLPVAATCATAGVIVAVTTQTGLGLNLAEIIVNAAHGLTTNPTAVLILTVVLSGFAVLILGLAVPVTASFIIAAVIISPALVNLGVTQREAYMFIFYYAVLSEVSPPTALAAVATAAITGGKVMPTMWQAWKYTLPAFLVPFAFVLTDNGAHLLGQGSFIGMVWTTLVSMLAVAALAVVTGGWVFVRATWLERAVCVPAAALLLYLAPVTITAGICLLLVAVVINLVRRQRQASSVEGTVAS
- a CDS encoding response regulator transcription factor; its protein translation is MSGAVRILLVEDDLDIANALIPALRRYGLMVTHVRTAADALAADPGDLVLLDLGLPDGDGINVCRQIRTVSDVPVIAVTARGEAADRVRGLRSGADDYVVKPFAISELLARIDAVLRRTGLLQPRPRVTVGDLTVDIEARTVQVADKPISLTRKEFDVLAVLAAHHGRVVPREQVALYAWQSVFEASSRTMDVHVASLRAKLGRPELVQTIRGVGYRLGSD